In the Brachyhypopomus gauderio isolate BG-103 chromosome 4, BGAUD_0.2, whole genome shotgun sequence genome, one interval contains:
- the LOC143512370 gene encoding fibroblast growth factor 4A-like, translating into MDLRCTLWCLALLLCGPVKFDRADADKRLVLDEVNRLRNMWLLSVKQLTLKAAGSHTGPVTRHGMNQLLYCRVGIGYHLQILTNGTVGGVHEPTKYSWLGVFAMKPGVVGIRGTESRLYLCMNKEGIAHGTKEFSSDCLFKERLEENHYTTYSSAAHPGLYLAMSRRGRLKRGGTVDPRKACTHFLPRMAKHQHSD; encoded by the exons ATGGATTTACGGTGTACACTCTGGTGTTTAGCCCTGCTGCTGTGTGGCCCTGTGAAGTTTGACAGGGCGGATGCGGACAAACGCCTCGTGCTGGATGAGGTGAATCGACTGAGAAACATGTGGCTACTGTCAGTCAAACAACTGACGCTGAAAG CAGCTGGGTCACATACTGGTCCAGTCACAAGACATGGCATGAATCAGCTTCTGTATTGCCGTGTTGGGATTGGTTACCACCTGCAGATCCTAACCAATGGGACTGTGGGGGGTGTTCATGAGCCAACTAAGTACA GTTGGTTGGGTGTGTTTGCAATGAAGCCCGGCGTAGTGGGCATACGAGGCACAGAGAGCAGACTGTATTTATGCATGAACAAAGAAGGAATCGCACATGGAACG AAGGAGTTTTCATCCGACTGCCTGTTCAAGGAGCGTCTGGAGGAgaaccactacaccacctactCGTCTGCAGCTCACCCGGGCTTGTACCTGGCCATGTCCCGCCGAGGCAGACTGAAGAGGGGCGGTACGGTGGACCCGCGGAAGGCCTGCACCCACTTCCTGCCACGCATGGCTAAACACCAGCACTCGGACTAG